From Caballeronia insecticola, a single genomic window includes:
- the atpG gene encoding F0F1 ATP synthase subunit gamma, whose amino-acid sequence MAGMKEIRGKIKSVQNTRKITKAMEMVAASKMRRAQERMRSARPYADKVRAIASHMSAANPEYRHPFMLKNDGAKTAGLILVTTDKGLCGGMNTNVLRASLGKIKELDQSGIKIEASAIGSKGLGFLNRLKAKVVSQVTQLGDTPHLEKLIGAIKVQLDLYSEGKINAVYLAYTRFVNTMKQEAVIEQLLPLSVDDLHQKDEEGVTPKTSWDYIYEPDAQTVVDELLVRYVEALVYQAVAENMASEQSARMVAMKAASDNAKTVINELQLVYNKSRQAAITKELSEIVGGAAAV is encoded by the coding sequence ATGGCTGGAATGAAGGAAATTCGCGGCAAGATCAAGAGCGTGCAGAACACGCGCAAGATCACCAAAGCGATGGAAATGGTCGCCGCATCGAAGATGCGCCGTGCCCAGGAACGCATGCGCTCCGCCCGTCCGTATGCCGACAAGGTTCGTGCAATCGCATCGCACATGAGCGCTGCGAACCCCGAGTACCGTCACCCGTTCATGTTGAAGAACGACGGCGCGAAGACGGCCGGCCTGATCCTCGTCACGACCGACAAGGGTCTGTGCGGCGGCATGAACACGAACGTGCTGCGCGCGTCGCTGGGCAAGATCAAGGAACTCGATCAGAGCGGCATCAAGATCGAAGCGTCGGCGATCGGCAGCAAGGGGCTCGGCTTCCTGAACCGGCTGAAGGCCAAGGTCGTGTCGCAAGTCACGCAACTGGGCGACACGCCGCATCTGGAAAAGCTGATCGGCGCAATCAAGGTGCAGCTCGACCTGTATTCGGAAGGCAAGATCAACGCGGTGTACCTGGCGTACACGCGCTTCGTCAACACGATGAAGCAGGAAGCGGTGATCGAGCAACTGCTGCCGTTGTCGGTGGACGACCTCCATCAGAAAGACGAAGAAGGCGTAACGCCGAAGACCTCGTGGGATTACATCTACGAGCCGGACGCGCAAACCGTGGTGGACGAATTGCTCGTGCGCTACGTCGAGGCGCTCGTCTATCAGGCGGTCGCGGAAAACATGGCGTCGGAGCAATCGGCGCGCATGGTCGCGATGAAGGCCGCGTCCGACAACGCGAAGACCGTGATCAACGAACTGCAGCTCGTCTACAACAAGAGCCGCCAGGCCGCGATTACGAAAGAATTGTCGGAAATCGTCGGCGGCGCCGCTGCGGTCTGA